TCAGTTCCAACCGTTCCATCAGCCATACGCTCGTTTGTGCATAATTTGATATATTAGGTTGATCCACAAAACTGGATATACCAGCATATCGGGTATCATCAGTAACACCAAAATACCGGGCATACCAAACGGCCATATCCTGACGAGTCATATTGTGCTTGGCACCGAATAATTGATCACTAATCCCTTTCGTAATGCTTTCTTCCTGCAAGGCCTGTACATAAGGTAAAGCCCATGGTGACACATCCCGAAAAGAAGTTACGCCTCTGTTATTCGATGTTCGCTTTAAGGTTTTAGCGAAAATGCTTGCCCATTCCTGACGCGAGATAAAATGTAAAGGTCGAAAGCTCCCATCCTGATAACCCGTAACATAACCTTGAGCAGCCATGGCCTCAATCGCATCCGCTGCATAGGAATGTTCGATATCGTTAAAGGCTCTGTCCGCAAAAACAGGCGCACTATGTATACAGAACAACCAGACAGCCAGTAAACCAGCCATGTAATGCCTAATTTGTTTTAACTTTTTTTCATAATTCATTATTTGAGATCATTACACCTCCTTTACGAGATAGCACTGGGCCACTTTCACCTGTACCTTCATATCAATTTTGAAAATCATCCTCTTTTGTTTTCAAACGGTTTTTCATTACTGTTAACACCAAACTGTATATACTTGAATTATCGGAATAATCTCCCTAGGATTGAAGAAAGCCAGCAAAAAAAGTGGTTTGAGCAATCTGCTGTCCTGCTCTTTCACCATATTTTTTTAAGCCTTAATTCCCTATCACTAAACAATGGTTTTCATTGGCAATTAAATACTTATCACCTTTTGGGCCTATCATTTTAATCATGTACACATAAATAAAAAAAGAGATGACATCTGTATCCGCATTCGTCTGAATACAAAATGTTATCTCATTTTTTGTGTAAGATACACTTATTAAGTCCTGGCTGCTCGTTAATCCTTTTTCAACTCAGAACCCTTATAAATATAAAAGTAGCCCTTTAGAGTTCCGTTTTGCGGATAAGCAGCAGGATCTTTGTCTTTTATTTGACTTACCCACTCTCGATTTATAAGCGTAGAGGGTCCTTCCTCAACTAGTGCTTCAGCAGACATTCCCGTGATTGATTGTGCTGTGCTGGACCATAATGTAACTAAGTAGACATCGTTAGCATTAAAATGATAGCGTCCTTCACTTGGAGTTCCCTCATAAAACAGCTCAGCCAAAGAAGCAGCCTCAGATCCTCTCATAAAAATTCGAATCTCATCAGTTCCGTTCCATGTATGAGGAATTCCGCCTTTTGGATTCACGTATTCTACAATTGCTGGCTCCTTATCGGTATTAAAATCAACAATCGCATAATGATAAACCTCATCCGTTACACTTTTGGTTGCAAATTCAGTTATTTTATCTGTTTGATAGCCACTGAACTTTCCATACACATTTGGAGTTTTGCCAATAGCAGCAAGGGCCTTTTCCTGATCCATAGATCCGGCTCTACCAGCTACTGGTGTCAGCCTGTAGGTCTTGATTTCAGTCCCCTTGTACTGATCCCAAGTGTATTCGTAATAATATTTTGCATAAGATATTCCACTGTTCCAGCCTACAGATACCAGCATGATAATACCTAGCATGAATACTACTGGCCATTTTTTCAACTTCATACCCACAACCTCTTTTCTTCATATACACTCAAATCATCATTAGAATTATAGCTTTTCAATAATTCTACTAACAGTTAAATATTAGAAGGAAGTGTGGATAAATTATGTCTTTTCTGTTAGTTAGTCATGTGACTCCCTATATTATTGTTTTTATGAATATTTTCCGTTCCGGCATCCAATGCAGTTTTGTAATATAAGCATTTATGTTCAATAACCTCCATTGTTTTTCTTAGTTCCTCCATTTGTGCTTCTACAGTCGCTTTTCGTTCCAAAAACATGTCATATCTTTGTTGTAGTGTGGAATCTCCCCCAGAACACCAATCAATGAAATTTTTAATTTCTTTGATCGGCATTCCGGTGGATTTTAGACATTCAATTATTTTTAAAGCGTCAATATCGGATTCTTTAAATAATCTTGTTCCGCTAGATGTCCGTTCTACAAAAGGCATAAGTCCCTCCTTGTCGTAGTAACGCAATGCATATGCTGTAAGATTCAATTCTTTAGCAACTTCGCTGATCGAATATGTCTTCATCATGTATCTCCTATCCTTAATGATATAGACTTCGAGTTAACTCTAGGTATAAAGGGATTCTATCAAGCTATTGGTTGAGTGTCAAAGTCCCCTAGCATAATTTTTTAAAAGGAATATAGGTAGTTGCTTGACTTAGAGTTAACTATAAGGATTAACATTGATCTGCAAGAGGAAAACTTCAATCGACTTCACTTAGTTTTCACTTTGTATTCAATACAATTACTTTCTCTTGAAAAATATAAGTAATTAGGAGGCTATTTATGATTACTGCTAAAGCACGAGCTGTCGACGGCCCAGACAAACCGTTTCGAGCGGCTGAAATTAAACGACGGGATCTTGATTCACATGATGTATTGATTGAAATTAAATATGCTGGCATATGCCATTCTGACATCCACACTGCTCACGGCGAATGGGGACCCGTGAACTATCCTCTTGTACCTGGACATGAAATTGCAGGGATTGTTACGGATGTAGGAGCTGAAGTTACAAAGTACACAGTTGGTGACCGGGTAGGAGTTGGCTGTATGGTTGATTCCTGTGGCGAATGTGAGAACTGTCGTAAAGGAGAGGAACAATACTGCCTTAAAGGAAACGTCCCTACCTACGCTGGTGTTGACAAATACGGCGAGCCTACACAAGGCGGGTATTCTACCCACATTGTCGTAACTGAGGATTTTGTAGTAAGAATTCCAGATAATATTGAGCTTGACGTGGCTGCTCCATTACTTTGCGCAGGTATTACGACTTATTCGCCGTTAAACCACTGGGGAGCTGGCCCAGATAAGAAAGTGGCAGTTGTGGGTATGGGAGGCCTTGGCCATATGGCTATCAAGATCGCACATGCTATGGGTGCTGAGGTAACCGTTCTATCACAAACATTAAAGAAAAAAGAAGATGGCTTGCAATTTGGCGCGGATCACTATTATGCCACAAGCGAGCCAGAAACATTTGAAAAACTGGCTGGACGCTTTGACTTGATTATTAATACGGTAAGTGCCAACATCGATCTGAACGCTTATTTTGCACTACTCACTCTTGACGGAACTTTGGTGAACGTCGGTGCCCCTGGCGAGCCGATGTCACTCAATGTGATGTCCCTTATCGGACATCGCCGTTCATTTGCAGGATCAATGATAGGAGGCATCCGCGAGACACAGGAAATGCTGGATTTCTGTGCGAAACACAATATTGTTCCTAAAATTGAAGTGGTATCAGCTGACCAGATTGACGAAGCCTACAAACGAGTATTAGCATCTGATGTGAAGTACAGATTCGTGATTGACATTAGCACAATGTAAGCTAGGTAAATCAATAAGTTGTAAAAGCAGTTTTAATTTGAAGGTGTCTCCAAGTATAGCTTGGGGATACCTTCGCTTTATTTTGCAATGATCACACCCTTCTGTAGCTCACTCACAGCCTTCCCATTGCTCTATTCCTCTTCATATAAAAAGAAAAGCCGAGTGCAACTCAGGACATCTGAATTACACTCGGCAAATACTACATCTTGAGCAGCCTATTCGTGTTTCTCTAATTCTTCAATTCTCTGCCGCTTTCCTATGCCAAAGACAAAATATCCAACAACGACGATCGCCATGAATGTTGCCCCGACAATCAACGACAAGCGTGTATCCGGATTAAACCACATTCCAACGATTACCAGCAACAAAAAGATAATAGTGATGTAATTACTGATCGGGAAAAAACGAGACTTAAAATTATGATCTTCCATTTCGTTTTTCCACTTTTTCCGGAATTTAAATTGACTGATGGCTAATGCAAACCACGGTACCATACCCGGGAGAACACTAGCGCTGTAAATATACAAAAACAGTTTGGAATCAGGCATTAGGTAGTTAAATAACACGCCTACCAGTAGCAATGAAATGGTCGTTATTATACTATTTCTAGGGACACCGCTTGCGGAAACCTTCCCGAAGAACTTAGGAGCTTGTCCGTTCTTAGCCAATGTATATAACATTCTGCCCGCACTATAAATACCACTGTTGCAACCTGACATCGCAGCTGTAAGTACAACAAAGTTAATAATACCCGCAGCAGCTACAATTCCCACCTTGGCAAAAGTCAGAACAAACGGGCTGCCAATCTCGCCAATTTGGTTCCAAGGATAAATCGTAACAATGACAAAGATTGCCCCTACGTAAA
This window of the Paenibacillus polymyxa genome carries:
- a CDS encoding MerR family transcriptional regulator, giving the protein MKTYSISEVAKELNLTAYALRYYDKEGLMPFVERTSSGTRLFKESDIDALKIIECLKSTGMPIKEIKNFIDWCSGGDSTLQQRYDMFLERKATVEAQMEELRKTMEVIEHKCLYYKTALDAGTENIHKNNNIGSHMTN
- a CDS encoding NAD(P)-dependent alcohol dehydrogenase; translated protein: MITAKARAVDGPDKPFRAAEIKRRDLDSHDVLIEIKYAGICHSDIHTAHGEWGPVNYPLVPGHEIAGIVTDVGAEVTKYTVGDRVGVGCMVDSCGECENCRKGEEQYCLKGNVPTYAGVDKYGEPTQGGYSTHIVVTEDFVVRIPDNIELDVAAPLLCAGITTYSPLNHWGAGPDKKVAVVGMGGLGHMAIKIAHAMGAEVTVLSQTLKKKEDGLQFGADHYYATSEPETFEKLAGRFDLIINTVSANIDLNAYFALLTLDGTLVNVGAPGEPMSLNVMSLIGHRRSFAGSMIGGIRETQEMLDFCAKHNIVPKIEVVSADQIDEAYKRVLASDVKYRFVIDISTM